CTTGCGTGTCTAACCTCGTTTACTCTGTACAACCGCGATGTAAAGATGCCTTAATTAATTAGCGAGCATTCATTTCTGGTTTATATCACATCACCCACAGAAGAACCACACGCAGTTTACAGCCACAGTTCATGGATGAGTTGATCTTCGTTACCCAATTTTAATTGTTTCCCAGAGACGATGATCACATGCGCGCAACAGGCAAAGAATCGCATTCCCCAAACGTTGATGATACATTTAGACACCTGTATTGTTCTCCCATGCATATAAATGATTATCAGACAGAAAATGATTCACACCATTAAGTTACTGCTGTAGCCTATCACTCATTATATTTCACAATAATATTGGAAACTTAACAATTCAAAGAAAAGCCCAAGCATAAGTGTAGGCCTATTGTGTTTAAAACACAAACATCCTTTTGCTTGAAGTATTGCATATCAACACATAAAAGGGAACCTTTACTTTGGATATCGCAGTGCTCCACCATAAATGTTAATTCAACTTTTTCGTTGAGATCCCTCGTGCTTAGAGGTTTCGAGAAGAAAGATGCTTTTAAGCCTTGGGTCTTTGAGGTTTGTGAAGGCACCAAACTACAACGTGAAGCTCCGTAATGTAACTATGCATAAGTAAGTGCAAGTAGGTTTAAGTAAGTGTAAATTATTTAAACAATTAAGTTTAGCATGGAAATCGCAATATTTGATTATGAGCGCCTTGAAGCTTGATGTATTAAGCGAAATATGCTAATTCGTTTTTCAGACTGTTGGCAAGCAATGGTGGTGCGCTTTGCCAGTGAATCCAACGCCTGGTCTCATCGAATATAAAGTGAGAAAAGTAACAACATTTTGACAGCCCTGCAATGTTATTGGCGTGGATCGCATTGAAGTATACGCGCATAATGTTTTACATTGATTTTCGTATAGGCTATTGTTTTGCAAATGTGCTCATTGATTTGATTACCGTATTGCTTAACATGGCAAAAAATACatagattttcgattacattcATAGGCTATAATTGTTATCActttttaaagcaagttttccaACTATAATATTAATACATTTAGTTATTCAGACACAATTACCAATAATAAGAGAATAATAATAAAGTAggcctgttattattattattatttaattaattaagcTACAGTAAGGTTATCGGAAGTATAATCCTATAATATCTGTGTCATGCGAGCAACTGCAGACGGACAGCAATATGATTGGCTCGAATAATAACCGATAACAACCAATCAGCAAACTTTTATTCTGCCATATTCAAGAAGACATCATGACAAAGGCACGCCCCCTAAAAATATCTAATTTATGCAAATTTAGTACACATGCTTCCAAGCGGGTTCAGTAAGGAGAAAAGGTTTGAACATCATCACTTTGTCCGTCAGAGGGAGTCAAGTTTCTTATTCAGCGCTTCTTCCCATATTCACTGAAGAACTGCTTACTGAGTCGTTGGGATGGAAAGGGACCTTGCTTGACAACCGTTTTCACTCAGTTGCTGTTGAGACCTACGTTGATAGCCGCCCGAATCACGCTCAAACGTCAGTGCGCTTCAAGGAACCGCCGCCCTCCTCTCGAGTTGAAGAAGTTGATTCATGATTTCTAGGAAGTACAGTATTACTTCATTTCCTACCTGGATTAACTCGTAGAAAACCATCAATTTACCTGGTCAACCTTCTTGGTGTAAAATTTTGTCTGTCAGAAACTATGCTGTGGAAACTAGCAGATAACGTGAAGTACGAGGACGACTGCGAGGTAAATTCTAgctatacacatagacaaaccGCACGGCATTAGGCCTGCGTTTCAACAAGGCTAGGATTTATGAAAAAAACATTATATGAAAATGTTGTGGCCCTCATGCGCTCCATCACACCATCGCATCTGAAATTGGTAGCCAATTTTATGGATATTTTTTTGCGCGACAATAGCTTTTAGGCAGACTTGATAAAAGCTTTACAGAATGAAAAGgattttaatggaacattttttaaatgataaagCATTTGGAATAAGACAGATCGGTGGTCGGTTTATGCTATTTTCATTGTCACTATTTGCTTTTATTTAATTCATCTTAAATGCAAGTTCAAGTGCATTAGGGCACCCATGTTTGGTTTTCTGGTTTCTTTGCATTGTCAATATGTTTCTAAATATGCAACATTATTAGATGTCTATAGGCTAATCTCGATGGGCGTTTGACTCTATCCGCCGAATCTCCTCCACTAATGCATTGGCGACTGACGCCATGTAGTTTTGATTTCAGTAAATCACTTTTAGATGAGTCTATATGGattgtacattttttttacattttttttttgttacacGAGTGGGATTTTAATGAAAGTGGAAAGCTTTTTGATTTATTTAGGTTTATTTCTCCGAGCTAGGCCTAAATCAGGTTATTGtaaataattaaaacaaaaattacaaaattattattgttattattattgttattattattattataggccCACGTGGGTAGTAAAATAGTTCCCTCCTGTGTGTCTATTGAGAGCTGACCATGGGGACAATATCAATATCTCAACAGTCCACATAGGTTGCATAAACTATCAGAAAGTTTTTCAGTTTAACAAAATATGCATTATTAGGCTACTTTGAATACTAAAACCACATATTGCCTATTTTTTTCTGAAAAATAGGCTGACCTCCAGAAATTGAGTACtgctataaaataaaaaaaattgcctTATTTCGCCCACTAAATGTGAGCCTAGGCATGACTGTTTAAAACATTTCACTATATAGACCATGCCTTCCTAAACGATGGTGAAAAATACATCTCGATGTCAGGCCTAGCTGTCAACACAGTTGTTATTTCTAATTTTGTCGACGATTGTTGATTCACTATGAATTTGGTTGATTGACAAGGGGCACAACATTTTATAATTTATCTTAATATCATTGTCAACCTTAACGAAAGTCTCTCTGTTCCCAGGAAAGGCACGACGGGAGTAGCAATGGGAACCCCCGGTTACCTCACCTCCCCGCAGTGAGCCAGCACCTTTACAGCCCGTCGCCGTCTCTTTCCCACTCGGCCAACTCAGACTTCCAACCCCCGTATTTTCCACCTCCCTACCAGCCTATATCATACCCCCAGTCCAGTGACCCCTACTCGCACCTCGGCGACCCTTTCAACATCAACTCCATACACCAGTCGTCAAACCAGCAACAATCATGGCCGGGGAGACAAGGTCAAGAAGGACCCCATTCGCGAAGCGGACTCGCTAGTCAGATTCTGGGCCTGGAAGGCGGCTCTTCCGCCTTGAGGAGAGAAGGTTTCCGACGGCCGGAACTGCTACCGCCTCACGCTCATAGCATTGAGTCATCCGTCATTGGTGATAATATAGGACTGCACGAAATGGGCCATGGCCTGGATGATGTTCAAGTGAGTGATTTCATTGTGATTTTGTTGCTGACTTTAAATTGAAAGAAGCATGACAGCtaaaacaataaaaacatatAGGCATGCAACAAAGGCATGGTTTTTATTATGGTGtcatggaatggatggaatggaaatGGCATATTTCATAATGAACTTCCTTGTAAGAATGACTATAACATCACTTATattaaacttgtttttttttcagCATGTAGATGATCACAGTATTATAATGGCAGATCAGACGGTCATCAAAAAAGGTCAGTTTATTTTACTTTCCTACTGTATATTAACTCATTTATTAAACTCATTGATAAAATGGTGAAAATGCTTTTACCACTTCAAGACAATATACACTTACTGGTTTGTGAGATAGACATGCTTGGTGTATAAGGCACTGCGTGTGCAGTCTGGCATTGGTGTGCAACAGGTAACAAGGATGCAATAGAGAAACATTGAGTGCTATTTCCATTAACTTCATCCCTGAAATTGCTTGTTACTAAGTACATACCTGGAAAAATCTTCTTCAACAAATATTTTGCAATCATTTGTACAGTGAAAAAATCGGAATGGGAAAGGCTTTTCGCTGTACTTGTTCGTACATACATTGATAATCCCCCGTAGTCACGAGGTGCACTTAACTAAGCCTAGTTTGATCCTCCATGTGTTCTCGTGCTGAGGTCGTTTGAATAGAGCACCGGAAAAATAACCTTTTCAAAATAGCAGGCTATAGCTGACAAGATGCAACTGTGAGGACATTGTGCAATCCTTGAAATCCTGTATtgactggggagagagggggagagagagagggagggagggttggtcTTTAGAGGCCTACGCCAGTGCATTCGACTCCTTTTGAATTCCAGTTGAAAGCAGCCCAATGGATTGCTCTTCTCGAGACTCGCTGGCTGACTTTCTGCGAAACCAGCTTTCGCTGGGGTGTGGTGTCCTACTTGCAATTCAGTCATTTGTTGGGGCATGAAATGTTTTGAATGAGGAGGATTCAGAGTGTCATCTATTGCGCCTTCCTTCAACAGTCTTTCACTCAGAAGAAGGCCATGTTGTGCATTGATTTGAAATCCTGCACCACTTTTGTAACTCAACGAATGTAAAGATGTATGCAGATATTGAACGGATCATACGAGTAGTAAATGTATTATAGGTTTGTTAAAACAACATCACTgtagatatatacagtggggcaaaaaagtatttagtcagccaccaattgtgcaagttctcccacttaaaaagatgagagaggcctataagtttcatcataggtagacttcaactatgacagacaaaatgagagaaaaaatggtgttgcccagcaacagccccaaaacatcactgctctagaggagatctgcatggaggaatgggccaaaataccagcaacagtgtgtgaaaaccttgtgaagacttacagaaaacgttggacctctgtcattgccaacaaagggtatataacaaagtattgagataaacttctgttattgaccaaatacttattttccaccataatttgcaaataaattcattacaaatcctacaatgtgattttctggatttttttctctcattttgtctgtcatagttgaagtgtacctatgatgaaaattacaggcctccctcatctttttaagtgggagaacttgcacaattggtggctgactaaatacttttttgccccactgtaggttcAATAACTGTAATGATAGATAACATTGTTGTGGTATGGTGGGTGGCTACAGTTAGTAGTGTGAATGACATGTCCTTAGCAACATTGGCAAGAATGGTAAAGAGTAGTTGATGTTGTCTTTTCTGCAGTAAAGCCTATGTGTATAATGCTAAACTGCTTGCTCCACAGGATGAAGCATGTGAACAAATGTATAGTTAACATGATATAGAATAGCCTAATGTGCATGCTCaagtatttatttatgtttttagacaAAGGATTTTGATGGCCATCTAGGCAGTAGAAAGCTTGAATATTATATTTAACCCAGCTATAACCATTTGTTTTAAAGCTACCTAAATTCTCCTAATGCCTCATTTTGCATACATATGTATTTTTCTCAATTGCaggcattttggatttgagacacACATTACATTGGTGGACATTGTTGATTTTCAGATTTGAATCAATACGATAATCTGATCAAGCATACAGTATTAAGGAGGTAACAAGTTGTATGATAAAAAAAATAGTTGTCGTTAAAATGTGCAATGGCTCACTTTATTGGCCTTTCAGTCAAGGGCAGACTGTGggtagcctacagcctactactgTACATTATTGTAAACGGTGAAAGCAAAACTTCCCTCTTAGCTGTTTATCCAATAGATGAGCTCTAAATCATAATTTTGCCCCCCTTTTGTGATTCTTCTCTCAGTACTAGGACTACGAGGGGGCAGGAACTTTGATCGCTTACAGAGGACTTATTATGAGGGGGGCATTCTTGCTGGTGAGGACGAAGGTATATGTAGTGTACTTTGTATGTTTGTCTGGGTGTGACTTGTTTAGTTTGACCTTTGAACTTTTGACCAAAAATGGCCACCCAGTTCGCCAGTTGGACAAGTCTTTAGATTAGGTTATTTTTAGCCACTCAATTAGAAGTAGCTACATACCCTTAAACGTTTAATCCAAAATGGGCGTCTAATATAGGCCCTGTTTCTGTATATAATTCTTCAGATAGGCAAGGCAGGGAGAAGGGATTAATTGGGAAGAtttcaattgcatactcctcaccttctctctccttgtctccttctcaaaacccattggaggaaaaggtcagaggggaggatACTCTGGcgttctcatccaatgggttttgagaaggagacaaggagagaggaggtgaggagtatgcaattgcaATCTTCCCTCTGTGAAGAAGTATGGAgtagttgtgtatgtgtgtgtggatgtcaTGTCAGTGGGTGGTAGGAATGAGGGGACTTTTAGCTGTGACACCGCAGGAATTATCGTTATCTAGTTAATGGCTACTTATGGTCTACGTTTTGGCTTCCACAAAGTAAACATGTTTGTTGTTTACGTGTAACAGTTCAGTCACCCTGATTTTTTACAAATCATTATGATGGTGTTAAATTTCATAGTTTATTATAAGGAAAAGCATGTTAAAGTTGGAATCCAAGCTACAGTGTTTGGATAAGATTTTTCGGCAGACGCAGCCAGTCTTGATGACTCAacctgaaaaaaaaaaataaaaaaatcccaatGGGACAATACAGATACATTTACCTTGATACTCCAACTTTTACTCTTAATTTTACTAATCCTACtctcattatcatcatcatctatATTAACCTACACTCATACtaaccactcctctctctccaccccttcccCAGGCCCCATGTCTCTCCCCAAGAGCAACTCACTGGGCCTGCCCTTCCAGAAGGAGTCCCTGCTAGGCATGGTGTCCAACCCCACCGAGGTGTTCTGCTCAGTGCCCGGACGCCTCTCGCTTCTCAGCTCCACCTCCAAGTACAAGGTGACTGTGGCTGAGGTGCAGCGGCGTCTGTCCCCTCCCGAATGCCTCAACGCCTCCCTGCTGGGGGGAGTCCTGCGCAGGTCAGTATT
This is a stretch of genomic DNA from Oncorhynchus clarkii lewisi isolate Uvic-CL-2024 chromosome 17, UVic_Ocla_1.0, whole genome shotgun sequence. It encodes these proteins:
- the LOC139370663 gene encoding transcription factor AP-2 gamma-like isoform X1 codes for the protein MLWKLADNVKYEDDCEERHDGSSNGNPRLPHLPAVSQHLYSPSPSLSHSANSDFQPPYFPPPYQPISYPQSSDPYSHLGDPFNINSIHQSSNQQQSWPGRQGQEGPHSRSGLASQILGLEGGSSALRREGFRRPELLPPHAHSIESSVIGDNIGLHEMGHGLDDVQHVDDHSIIMADQTVIKKVLGLRGGRNFDRLQRTYYEGGILAGEDEGPMSLPKSNSLGLPFQKESLLGMVSNPTEVFCSVPGRLSLLSSTSKYKVTVAEVQRRLSPPECLNASLLGGVLRRAKSKNGGRSLREKLDKIGLNLPAGRRKAANVTLLTALVEGEALHLARDFGYVCEAEFPAKAIADYLGRPHVERNEVNSRKNMLLAAKQICKEFTDLLTQDRSPLGNSRPAPILDQGIQSCLTHFSLITHGFGSPAICAAMTSLQNYLNEALKQVDKMYLSSGSDTQGSSDNGSKSSDKMEKHRK
- the LOC139370663 gene encoding transcription factor AP-2 gamma-like isoform X2, which gives rise to MLWKLADNVKYEDDCEERHDGSSNGNPRLPHLPAVSQHLYSPSPSLSHSANSDFQPPYFPPPYQPISYPQSSDPYSHLGDPFNINSIHQSSNQQQSWPGRQGQEGPHSRSGLASQILGLEGGSSALRREGFRRPELLPPHAHSIESSVIGDNIGLHEMGHGLDDVQHVDDHSIIMADQTVIKKVLGLRGGRNFDRLQRTYYEGGILAGPMSLPKSNSLGLPFQKESLLGMVSNPTEVFCSVPGRLSLLSSTSKYKVTVAEVQRRLSPPECLNASLLGGVLRRAKSKNGGRSLREKLDKIGLNLPAGRRKAANVTLLTALVEGEALHLARDFGYVCEAEFPAKAIADYLGRPHVERNEVNSRKNMLLAAKQICKEFTDLLTQDRSPLGNSRPAPILDQGIQSCLTHFSLITHGFGSPAICAAMTSLQNYLNEALKQVDKMYLSSGSDTQGSSDNGSKSSDKMEKHRK
- the LOC139370663 gene encoding transcription factor AP-2 gamma-like isoform X4, translated to MLWKLADNVKYEDDCEERHDGSSNGNPRLPHLPAVSQHLYSPSPSLSHSANSDFQPPYFPPPYQPISYPQSSDPYSHLGDPFNINSIHQSSNQQQSWPGRQGQEGPHSRSGLASQILGLEGGSSALRREGFRRPELLPPHAHSIESSVIGDNIGLHEMGHGLDDVQHVDDHSIIMADQTVIKKGPMSLPKSNSLGLPFQKESLLGMVSNPTEVFCSVPGRLSLLSSTSKYKVTVAEVQRRLSPPECLNASLLGGVLRRAKSKNGGRSLREKLDKIGLNLPAGRRKAANVTLLTALVEGEALHLARDFGYVCEAEFPAKAIADYLGRPHVERNEVNSRKNMLLAAKQICKEFTDLLTQDRSPLGNSRPAPILDQGIQSCLTHFSLITHGFGSPAICAAMTSLQNYLNEALKQVDKMYLSSGSDTQGSSDNGSKSSDKMEKHRK
- the LOC139370663 gene encoding transcription factor AP-2 gamma-like isoform X3, whose translation is MSLLERLDWRERHDGSSNGNPRLPHLPAVSQHLYSPSPSLSHSANSDFQPPYFPPPYQPISYPQSSDPYSHLGDPFNINSIHQSSNQQQSWPGRQGQEGPHSRSGLASQILGLEGGSSALRREGFRRPELLPPHAHSIESSVIGDNIGLHEMGHGLDDVQHVDDHSIIMADQTVIKKVLGLRGGRNFDRLQRTYYEGGILAGEDEGPMSLPKSNSLGLPFQKESLLGMVSNPTEVFCSVPGRLSLLSSTSKYKVTVAEVQRRLSPPECLNASLLGGVLRRAKSKNGGRSLREKLDKIGLNLPAGRRKAANVTLLTALVEGEALHLARDFGYVCEAEFPAKAIADYLGRPHVERNEVNSRKNMLLAAKQICKEFTDLLTQDRSPLGNSRPAPILDQGIQSCLTHFSLITHGFGSPAICAAMTSLQNYLNEALKQVDKMYLSSGSDTQGSSDNGSKSSDKMEKHRK
- the LOC139370663 gene encoding transcription factor AP-2 gamma-like isoform X5, producing MSLLERLDWRERHDGSSNGNPRLPHLPAVSQHLYSPSPSLSHSANSDFQPPYFPPPYQPISYPQSSDPYSHLGDPFNINSIHQSSNQQQSWPGRQGQEGPHSRSGLASQILGLEGGSSALRREGFRRPELLPPHAHSIESSVIGDNIGLHEMGHGLDDVQHVDDHSIIMADQTVIKKGPMSLPKSNSLGLPFQKESLLGMVSNPTEVFCSVPGRLSLLSSTSKYKVTVAEVQRRLSPPECLNASLLGGVLRRAKSKNGGRSLREKLDKIGLNLPAGRRKAANVTLLTALVEGEALHLARDFGYVCEAEFPAKAIADYLGRPHVERNEVNSRKNMLLAAKQICKEFTDLLTQDRSPLGNSRPAPILDQGIQSCLTHFSLITHGFGSPAICAAMTSLQNYLNEALKQVDKMYLSSGSDTQGSSDNGSKSSDKMEKHRK